One stretch of Thermus filiformis DNA includes these proteins:
- a CDS encoding 4-fold beta flower protein, with product MRRVLYDKTGLPRLLLTGSGVVYDLRGRPLAQVVEGNVVGYAGGRLGFFREDLLLDKEGRILAFVKGKPLPFLPRPLPLRSPLPALRPAPLPPPVPLMPLPPVRLEWSPLDLEAALGGEG from the coding sequence GTGCGCCGGGTGCTCTACGACAAAACGGGCCTTCCCAGGCTCCTCCTCACCGGGAGCGGGGTGGTCTACGACCTCCGGGGCCGCCCCCTGGCCCAGGTGGTGGAGGGGAACGTGGTGGGCTACGCGGGAGGGCGGCTGGGGTTCTTCCGGGAGGACCTCCTCCTGGACAAGGAGGGGCGGATCCTGGCCTTCGTCAAGGGGAAGCCCCTCCCCTTCCTGCCCAGGCCCCTCCCCCTCAGGTCCCCCCTTCCTGCCCTTAGGCCCGCCCCTCTGCCGCCTCCCGTCCCCCTTATGCCCCTCCCTCCCGTGCGGCTGGAGTGGAGCCCTTTGGACCTCGAGGCGGCCCTCGGAGGTGAAGGATGA
- a CDS encoding acyl-CoA dehydrogenase family protein: MIDFTLTEEQKQLQALARRFAREVILPVAAEYDRKEEVPWPVIEKLHEVGLLNAIIPEAYGGMGLKMLDEVIVGEELAYACMGIYTIPMASDLGITPVLLAGTHEQKERFLRPLTEKPALAAFALSEPGNGSDAAALRTRAVREGDHYVLNGTKMWISNGGEAEWVVVFATVNPELRHKGVVALVVEKGTPGFKAVKIHGKMGQRASGTYELVFEDVRVPVENRLGEEGEGFKIAMQTLNKTRIPVAAGSVGVARRALDEARKYAKEREAFGQPIANFQAIQFKLADMLIGIETARMYTYYAAWLADQGLPHAHASAIAKAYASEIAFEAANQAIQIHGGYGYVQEFPVEKLLRDVKLNQIYEGTNEIQRLIIARHVLSE; this comes from the coding sequence ATGATAGACTTCACGCTTACGGAGGAGCAGAAGCAGCTCCAGGCCCTGGCCCGCCGCTTCGCCCGGGAGGTCATCCTGCCGGTGGCGGCGGAGTACGACCGGAAGGAGGAGGTGCCCTGGCCGGTCATAGAGAAGCTCCACGAGGTGGGCCTCCTGAACGCCATCATCCCCGAGGCGTACGGGGGGATGGGGCTCAAGATGCTGGACGAGGTCATCGTGGGGGAGGAGCTGGCCTACGCCTGCATGGGGATCTACACCATCCCCATGGCCAGCGACCTGGGCATCACCCCGGTCCTCCTCGCGGGCACCCACGAGCAAAAAGAGCGCTTCTTGAGGCCCCTCACCGAGAAGCCCGCCCTGGCGGCCTTTGCCTTAAGCGAGCCCGGGAACGGCTCCGACGCCGCCGCCCTAAGGACCCGGGCGGTGCGGGAGGGGGACCACTACGTCCTGAACGGGACCAAGATGTGGATCTCCAACGGGGGCGAGGCGGAGTGGGTGGTGGTCTTCGCCACGGTGAACCCCGAGCTTCGGCACAAGGGGGTGGTGGCCCTGGTGGTGGAGAAGGGCACCCCGGGCTTCAAGGCGGTCAAGATCCACGGGAAGATGGGCCAGAGGGCCTCGGGCACCTACGAGCTGGTCTTTGAGGACGTGAGGGTGCCGGTGGAAAACCGCCTGGGGGAGGAGGGGGAGGGCTTTAAAATCGCCATGCAGACCCTGAACAAGACCCGGATCCCCGTGGCGGCGGGAAGCGTGGGGGTGGCCCGGCGGGCCCTGGACGAGGCCCGGAAGTACGCCAAGGAGCGGGAGGCCTTCGGCCAGCCTATCGCCAACTTCCAGGCCATCCAGTTCAAGCTGGCCGACATGCTGATCGGCATAGAGACCGCCCGCATGTACACCTACTACGCCGCCTGGCTGGCCGACCAGGGCCTGCCCCACGCCCACGCCAGCGCCATCGCCAAGGCCTACGCCAGCGAGATCGCCTTTGAGGCCGCCAACCAGGCCATCCAGATCCACGGGGGGTACGGCTACGTGCAGGAGTTCCCGGTGGAGAAGCTTCTGCGCGACGTGAAGCTCAACCAGATCTACGAGGGCACCAACGAGATCCAGAGGCTCATCATCGCCCGGCACGTGCTGAGCGAGTAA
- a CDS encoding electron transfer flavoprotein subunit beta/FixA family protein: MKFIAVIRQVPDGESRLKIEGGRVSLQGATLILDQMDEYAVEEALRLKEKHGGEAVVVGFGPERTEEAIRTALAMGMDRGIHVVAEGYVDPVTEAEALAEVLKEESPTLVLTGGQQADWDSQALGAALAEALGVPVVAWTTALELEGETAKAKHDLDEGAEWVRVRLPAVFTTQQGLNEPRYPTLPGIMKAKKKEIKKVAFGGRTRVEILEEAIQEKARLQKILDGKDPVAAAEELVRLLHEEAKVI; encoded by the coding sequence ATGAAGTTCATCGCGGTCATCAGGCAGGTTCCGGACGGGGAAAGCAGGCTCAAGATCGAGGGGGGAAGGGTCAGCCTCCAGGGGGCGACCCTGATCCTGGACCAGATGGACGAGTACGCGGTGGAGGAGGCCCTTCGCCTCAAGGAGAAGCACGGAGGGGAGGCCGTGGTGGTGGGCTTCGGACCCGAGCGCACCGAGGAGGCCATCCGCACCGCCTTGGCCATGGGGATGGACCGGGGAATCCACGTGGTGGCCGAGGGGTACGTGGACCCCGTCACCGAGGCGGAGGCCCTGGCGGAGGTGCTGAAGGAGGAGTCCCCCACCCTGGTCCTCACCGGGGGACAGCAGGCGGACTGGGATAGCCAAGCCCTGGGCGCCGCCCTGGCCGAGGCCCTGGGGGTGCCGGTGGTGGCCTGGACCACGGCATTGGAGCTGGAGGGGGAGACCGCCAAGGCCAAACACGACCTGGACGAGGGGGCGGAGTGGGTCCGGGTGCGGCTTCCCGCCGTCTTCACCACCCAGCAGGGCCTGAATGAGCCCCGCTACCCCACCCTGCCCGGGATCATGAAGGCCAAGAAGAAGGAGATCAAAAAGGTGGCCTTCGGGGGGAGGACCCGGGTGGAGATCCTGGAGGAGGCTATCCAGGAGAAGGCCCGGCTTCAGAAGATCCTGGACGGCAAGGACCCGGTGGCGGCGGCGGAGGAGCTGGTCCGGCTCCTGCACGAAGAGGCCAAGGTGATCTAA
- a CDS encoding electron transfer flavoprotein subunit alpha/FixB family protein, translated as MILVVLEHDGKTLRKGALEALTRARALSEALGLPVHGLLMGENAEGALEEARRYAAKVYLAKTGPYTAERFAEGLYQAGKEAKVIVAPSSRQSRAYTARVAYRLRAGLLEDTLESWAEGGEVYARRYAYLNRVLQTQKAALPVVLTVKPNTTPLAEPLAEAGQVEEVAVPEVATVEVLERLQEEKKGVSLTEADVVVTGGRGMGGPEAFGLVEELAALLGGAVGATRAVVDAGWRPYSEQVGQTGKTVQPSLYIALGVSGAVQHLAGMNKSKYIVAVNKDPEAPIFKHADYGIVGDVHQVLPALIQAVKKLKD; from the coding sequence ATGATCCTGGTGGTCCTGGAACACGACGGAAAAACCCTTAGGAAGGGGGCCCTCGAGGCCCTGACCCGGGCCCGGGCCCTCTCCGAGGCCCTGGGCCTTCCGGTGCACGGCCTCCTCATGGGAGAGAACGCCGAAGGAGCGCTAGAGGAGGCCCGGCGGTACGCGGCCAAGGTCTACCTGGCCAAGACCGGCCCCTACACGGCGGAGCGCTTCGCGGAAGGCCTCTACCAGGCGGGCAAGGAGGCCAAGGTCATCGTGGCCCCCAGCTCCCGCCAAAGCCGGGCCTACACCGCCCGGGTGGCCTACCGACTCCGGGCGGGGCTTTTGGAGGACACCCTCGAGTCCTGGGCCGAGGGGGGTGAGGTCTACGCCCGGCGGTACGCCTACTTGAACCGCGTCCTCCAGACGCAGAAGGCGGCCCTGCCTGTGGTCCTCACGGTCAAGCCCAACACCACCCCCCTGGCCGAGCCCCTGGCTGAGGCGGGCCAGGTGGAGGAGGTGGCGGTGCCCGAGGTGGCCACGGTGGAGGTTTTGGAGCGGCTCCAGGAGGAAAAGAAGGGGGTCTCCCTCACCGAGGCCGACGTGGTGGTCACGGGGGGGCGGGGCATGGGCGGCCCCGAGGCCTTCGGCCTGGTGGAGGAGCTCGCCGCCCTCCTGGGCGGGGCGGTGGGGGCCACCCGGGCGGTGGTGGACGCGGGCTGGCGGCCCTACAGCGAGCAGGTGGGCCAGACCGGAAAGACCGTCCAGCCCTCCTTGTACATTGCCCTAGGGGTCTCGGGAGCGGTGCAGCACCTGGCCGGGATGAACAAGAGCAAGTACATCGTGGCGGTGAACAAGGACCCCGAGGCCCCCATCTTCAAGCACGCGGACTACGGCATCGTGGGGGACGTGCACCAGGTCCTGCCCGCCCTGATCCAGGCGGTGAAGAAGCTTAAGGACTAG
- a CDS encoding acyl-CoA carboxylase subunit beta — protein sequence MADNARLILDELLAELEERRKKVLLGGGEERIRKQHQQGKLTARERIHYLLDEGSFVELMPFAEHLETGLMEGIEAPADGVVTGYGTIGGRLVFVFSQDFTVLGGSLGKMHGRKIASLMDMAAKVGAPIIGLNDSAGARIQEGVDSLSGYGEVFYRNAIYSGVVPQISAILGPCAGGAVYSPAMTDFVLMSRGTSYMFITGPEVIKSVTREEVSFEELGGADVHTEKSGVAHLEAEGDEAVLDLIKKLLSYLPQNSREKPPVLEPQDPPDRETPELADLIHPDPRRPYNMHQVIRTLLDGGEFLEIQPAFARNIIVGLGRLGGYPVGVVANNPRFMAGALDINASDKAARFIRTMDAFNIPLLTLVDVTGFLPGVAQEHGGIIRHGAKMLYAYAEATVPKITLIARKAYGGAYLAMNSKDMGADVVLAWPTAAVAVMGAEGAAGIIYRKEIQSSPNPEETRRKKIEEYRKAFDNPYVAAARGYIDDVIDFKDTRRLLFRHLRMLWDKKEERPWKKHGNIPL from the coding sequence ATGGCCGACAACGCCCGCCTGATCCTGGACGAGCTTCTGGCCGAGCTGGAGGAGAGGAGGAAGAAGGTCCTCTTGGGAGGTGGGGAGGAGCGGATCCGGAAACAGCACCAGCAGGGCAAGCTCACCGCCCGGGAGCGGATCCACTACCTCCTGGACGAGGGGAGTTTCGTGGAGCTCATGCCCTTCGCAGAGCACCTGGAGACCGGGCTCATGGAGGGGATAGAGGCCCCCGCCGACGGGGTGGTGACCGGCTACGGCACCATCGGGGGGAGGCTGGTCTTCGTCTTCAGCCAGGACTTCACCGTCCTCGGAGGGTCCTTGGGCAAGATGCACGGGCGCAAGATCGCAAGTCTCATGGACATGGCGGCCAAGGTGGGGGCCCCCATCATCGGCCTGAACGACTCCGCCGGGGCCCGCATCCAGGAGGGGGTGGACAGCCTCTCCGGCTACGGGGAGGTCTTCTACCGCAACGCCATCTACTCAGGCGTGGTCCCCCAGATCTCCGCCATCTTGGGCCCCTGCGCGGGCGGCGCGGTCTACAGCCCGGCCATGACCGACTTCGTCCTCATGAGCCGGGGCACCAGCTACATGTTCATCACCGGCCCCGAGGTGATCAAGAGCGTGACCCGGGAGGAGGTGAGCTTTGAGGAGCTGGGCGGGGCCGACGTACACACGGAGAAGAGCGGGGTGGCCCACCTCGAGGCGGAGGGGGACGAGGCGGTGCTGGACCTGATCAAGAAGCTCCTCTCCTACCTGCCCCAAAACAGCCGGGAAAAGCCGCCGGTCCTCGAGCCCCAGGACCCCCCCGACCGGGAGACCCCGGAGCTCGCCGACCTGATCCACCCCGACCCCAGGCGCCCCTACAACATGCACCAGGTGATCCGGACCCTCCTGGACGGCGGGGAGTTCCTGGAGATCCAGCCCGCCTTCGCCCGGAACATCATCGTGGGCCTGGGGCGGCTCGGGGGGTACCCGGTGGGGGTCGTGGCCAACAACCCCCGGTTCATGGCCGGGGCCCTGGACATCAACGCCTCAGACAAGGCCGCCCGGTTCATCCGCACCATGGACGCCTTCAACATCCCCCTCCTCACCCTGGTGGACGTGACCGGCTTCCTGCCCGGGGTGGCCCAGGAGCACGGGGGGATCATCCGCCACGGGGCCAAGATGCTCTACGCCTACGCGGAGGCCACCGTGCCCAAAATCACCCTTATCGCCCGCAAGGCCTACGGGGGGGCCTACCTGGCCATGAACTCCAAGGACATGGGGGCGGACGTGGTCCTGGCCTGGCCCACGGCGGCGGTGGCGGTGATGGGGGCCGAGGGAGCGGCGGGCATCATCTACCGCAAGGAGATCCAGTCCTCCCCCAACCCCGAGGAGACCCGCAGGAAAAAGATCGAGGAGTACCGCAAGGCCTTTGACAACCCCTACGTGGCCGCCGCCCGGGGCTACATAGACGACGTGATTGACTTCAAGGACACCCGCCGCCTCCTCTTCCGGCACCTCCGGATGCTCTGGGACAAAAAGGAGGAGCGGCCCTGGAAGAAGCACGGGAATATACCTCTTTGA
- a CDS encoding MarR family winged helix-turn-helix transcriptional regulator, producing the protein MSWTILTKLWRLTRELREETLPTLEALGLAPTDPWLLAELERHPYPSLLAHSTQIPPPTISHMLKRMEGLGLVQRRLEPQDLRRYRFELTEKGRSALEESRRAMQKALERRLSRLGEEEKALLEGMLDRLLNIEAEENP; encoded by the coding sequence GTGAGCTGGACGATCCTCACCAAGCTGTGGCGGCTCACCCGGGAGCTTCGGGAGGAGACCCTCCCCACCCTCGAGGCCCTGGGCCTGGCCCCCACCGACCCCTGGCTTTTGGCCGAGCTGGAGCGCCACCCCTACCCCTCCCTCCTGGCCCACTCCACCCAGATCCCGCCCCCCACGATCAGCCACATGCTCAAGCGGATGGAGGGGCTGGGCCTGGTCCAAAGACGGCTCGAGCCCCAGGACCTGAGGCGGTACCGGTTTGAGCTCACCGAGAAGGGCCGAAGCGCCCTAGAGGAAAGCCGAAGGGCCATGCAAAAGGCCCTGGAACGGCGGCTTTCCCGCCTCGGCGAGGAGGAGAAGGCGCTTCTGGAAGGGATGCTGGACCGGCTTTTGAACATAGAAGCGGAGGAAAACCCATGA
- a CDS encoding DHA2 family efflux MFS transporter permease subunit, which translates to MTNEKPKGMSPEVRFTLIGIMLGLFLAALDQTIVSTAMPRIIADLKGTEYYAWVTTSYLLAATVSAPIFGRLTELFSRKSILLIAVIIFLLGSALSGLSQNMAELILFRGVQGIGGGALFALALTTIAVLFPPRERSRLGGLFGAVFGLSSAVGPWLGGLLTDHLSWHWVFYINMPVGAVALWFIARYMPGLPPEHQERFDYLGAFLLVVWTVPLMLAFSWGGSTYPWDSPEILGLLAVSLVGLILWVWAELKVEHPLFDLSLFRIPTFSLAAGAIFFYGPAFLGAVVFLPLYLQVVKGVSASASGVTVLPLTLGVILGSVGGGVLASRIGRYKPILVGGSLFLLALFLLLHFILEASTPLPLVIGLFFLLGLGLGPSQSLINIAAQNEVPMQRIGSATSGLQFTRQIGSTMGIALLGTVLASSLNQELCRVFPESASCKPKAVVQRNMEGTGIDLDRQFQDLEAKIVAALKGDEAAYEALKNDPNVPQEVKKNLVKGGIPAQFARTRALLLSALEGDRAAWEEVQKDPNLPQEFKARLPEGGIPGEFARLKALVFRALEGDPAAYQALLQNPQVPQALKEQLVPGGVAKAVEEEVSATYALLEKALRGDAGAKARLLQNPRLDPRLKALLQTPPPPQALPQVLAQVKAALEAQKAEIAAQALAEAKKGVELALQEAQAKALEEAKAQVLSALAQAEEEALKTVPKEVVKQLEETKAKLKEALVQGIVQAEKHIFLYSALFILLSFLLLLGMPDKELKGGFRPQVEQGA; encoded by the coding sequence ATGACGAACGAGAAACCAAAGGGAATGAGCCCCGAGGTGCGCTTCACGCTCATCGGCATCATGCTGGGCCTGTTCCTGGCCGCCTTGGACCAGACCATCGTCTCCACGGCCATGCCCAGGATCATCGCCGACCTGAAGGGGACGGAGTACTACGCCTGGGTCACCACCAGTTACCTCCTGGCCGCCACCGTCTCCGCCCCCATCTTCGGCCGGCTCACCGAGCTCTTCAGCCGCAAGAGCATCCTCCTCATCGCGGTGATCATCTTCCTCCTGGGCTCGGCCCTCTCGGGGCTGAGCCAGAACATGGCCGAGCTCATCCTCTTCCGGGGGGTGCAGGGCATCGGCGGCGGGGCCCTTTTTGCCCTCGCCCTCACCACCATTGCCGTCCTCTTCCCCCCCAGGGAAAGGAGCCGGCTGGGAGGGCTTTTCGGAGCCGTCTTCGGCCTCTCCAGCGCGGTGGGGCCCTGGCTGGGGGGCCTCCTCACCGACCACCTCTCCTGGCACTGGGTCTTCTACATCAACATGCCCGTGGGGGCGGTGGCCCTCTGGTTCATCGCCCGCTACATGCCAGGGCTTCCCCCGGAGCACCAGGAGCGGTTTGACTACCTGGGGGCCTTCCTCCTGGTGGTCTGGACCGTCCCCCTGATGCTCGCCTTCTCCTGGGGAGGGAGCACCTACCCCTGGGATAGCCCCGAGATCCTGGGGCTTCTGGCCGTGAGCCTGGTGGGGCTCATCCTCTGGGTCTGGGCCGAGCTCAAGGTGGAGCACCCCCTGTTTGACCTCTCCCTCTTCCGCATCCCCACCTTCTCCCTGGCCGCGGGGGCCATCTTCTTCTACGGCCCCGCCTTCTTGGGCGCGGTGGTCTTCCTCCCCCTCTACCTCCAGGTGGTCAAGGGGGTTTCGGCCTCCGCCTCGGGGGTGACCGTCCTCCCCCTGACCCTGGGGGTCATCCTGGGCTCGGTGGGCGGGGGGGTGCTGGCGAGCCGGATCGGCCGGTACAAGCCTATCCTTGTCGGGGGAAGCCTCTTCCTCCTGGCCCTCTTCCTCCTCCTCCACTTCATCCTCGAGGCCTCTACCCCACTCCCCCTCGTGATCGGCCTCTTCTTCCTCCTGGGGCTCGGGCTCGGCCCCTCCCAGAGCCTCATCAACATCGCCGCCCAGAACGAGGTCCCCATGCAGAGGATCGGCTCGGCCACGAGCGGCCTCCAGTTCACCCGGCAGATCGGCTCCACCATGGGCATCGCCCTTTTGGGCACGGTTCTGGCCTCGAGCCTCAACCAGGAGCTCTGCCGGGTCTTCCCGGAAAGCGCGAGCTGCAAGCCTAAAGCGGTGGTCCAGAGGAACATGGAGGGGACGGGAATAGACCTGGACCGGCAGTTCCAGGACCTGGAGGCGAAGATCGTGGCCGCCCTGAAGGGGGACGAGGCGGCCTACGAGGCGCTGAAAAACGACCCGAACGTCCCCCAGGAGGTGAAGAAGAACCTGGTGAAGGGAGGGATTCCCGCCCAGTTCGCCCGGACGAGGGCGCTTCTCCTTTCGGCCCTGGAGGGGGACCGGGCAGCCTGGGAGGAGGTGCAGAAGGACCCGAACCTTCCCCAGGAGTTCAAGGCCCGCCTTCCCGAGGGAGGCATCCCCGGTGAGTTCGCCCGGCTGAAGGCCCTGGTCTTCCGGGCCCTGGAGGGAGACCCTGCGGCCTACCAAGCCCTCTTGCAAAACCCCCAGGTGCCCCAGGCCCTGAAGGAGCAGCTGGTCCCGGGCGGGGTGGCCAAGGCGGTGGAAGAGGAGGTTTCGGCCACCTACGCCCTCTTGGAGAAGGCCCTCCGGGGGGACGCGGGGGCCAAGGCCCGCCTCCTCCAGAACCCCCGGCTTGACCCCAGGCTGAAGGCCCTCCTGCAAACCCCCCCGCCCCCCCAGGCCCTGCCCCAGGTCCTGGCCCAGGTGAAGGCGGCTCTGGAGGCCCAGAAGGCAGAGATCGCGGCCCAGGCCCTGGCCGAGGCCAAGAAGGGGGTGGAGCTGGCCCTACAGGAGGCCCAGGCCAAGGCCCTGGAGGAGGCCAAGGCCCAGGTCCTCTCCGCCTTGGCCCAGGCCGAGGAGGAGGCCCTTAAGACCGTGCCAAAGGAGGTGGTGAAGCAGCTGGAGGAGACCAAGGCGAAGCTGAAGGAGGCCCTGGTCCAGGGCATCGTCCAGGCGGAGAAGCACATCTTCCTCTACTCCGCCCTCTTCATCCTCCTCTCCTTCCTCCTCCTTCTGGGGATGCCGGACAAGGAGCTCAAGGGCGGGTTCCGGCCGCAGGTGGAACAGGGGGCGTAG
- a CDS encoding SWIM zinc finger family protein: MEDPFLEALKALPREVLAKGEAYVRAGRVLDLVRLGDVLQARVQGTDPLPYRVRLEPGLRGGCTCPYPGWPCKHAAAVLLAYERAQEKPQDLLKALEALPPEEAKGLLVRLAKTLPQVAEALSGYALDPEKEVLRLARLLPDPKAEEEAGRLLAQLALKGNAPALLRLARALEEEEETFPLAQRAVEGFVEAAGREGLSPLLEALAQGSRVAAEGVFRLVLAFPETLPQAEAALARLRQAARGEGRLFLHGLLLSILRALDPEKYIDRLKEGLSEPWEYAELTRTLLRLGRKEEALRYAKEGVEWFGKGEKTLPLLSVLWEEGKDPEALEARFRLRPSLEDYLALKEAWGRAFAERRRGLLRRVEDPALLARILLLEEDYQGLERLLKKVSPLEAPRVAEALQEALPQEAGRLYLLAAEAKVEEKTRPAYQEAALYLARAARLLGRPPSQLAQALLARYPRRWALREALAPLLAEQPPPPLP; the protein is encoded by the coding sequence ATGGAGGATCCCTTCCTCGAGGCCCTGAAGGCCCTCCCCAGGGAGGTTCTGGCCAAGGGGGAGGCCTACGTGCGGGCGGGCCGGGTCCTGGACCTGGTCCGCCTGGGGGATGTCCTCCAGGCCCGGGTCCAGGGCACCGACCCCCTGCCCTACCGGGTCCGCCTCGAGCCCGGCCTTAGGGGCGGGTGCACCTGCCCCTACCCGGGCTGGCCCTGCAAGCACGCGGCGGCGGTCCTTCTGGCCTACGAGCGGGCCCAGGAGAAGCCCCAGGACCTCCTGAAGGCCCTGGAGGCCCTTCCCCCGGAGGAGGCCAAAGGGCTCCTGGTGCGCCTGGCCAAGACCCTCCCCCAGGTGGCGGAGGCCCTTTCCGGCTACGCCCTGGACCCCGAGAAGGAGGTCCTGCGCCTGGCGCGGCTCCTCCCCGATCCGAAGGCGGAGGAGGAGGCGGGCCGGCTTCTGGCCCAGCTGGCCCTAAAGGGGAACGCCCCGGCCCTCCTCCGCCTGGCGCGGGCCCTGGAGGAAGAGGAGGAAACCTTTCCCCTGGCGCAAAGGGCGGTGGAGGGCTTCGTGGAGGCGGCAGGAAGGGAGGGGCTTTCCCCCCTCCTGGAAGCCCTTGCCCAGGGAAGCCGGGTGGCGGCGGAAGGGGTCTTCCGGCTGGTCCTGGCCTTCCCAGAAACCCTCCCCCAGGCCGAGGCGGCCCTGGCCCGCCTAAGGCAGGCCGCCCGGGGGGAAGGGCGCCTTTTTTTGCACGGGCTTCTCCTCTCCATCCTCAGGGCCCTGGACCCGGAGAAGTACATAGACCGGCTGAAGGAGGGCCTCAGTGAGCCCTGGGAGTACGCCGAGCTGACGAGGACCCTTCTGAGGCTCGGGCGGAAGGAGGAGGCCCTCCGCTACGCCAAGGAAGGGGTGGAGTGGTTCGGAAAGGGGGAAAAGACCCTGCCCCTCCTTTCCGTCCTCTGGGAGGAGGGGAAGGACCCGGAGGCCCTGGAGGCCCGCTTCCGCCTCAGGCCCAGCCTGGAGGACTACCTGGCCCTGAAGGAGGCCTGGGGCCGCGCCTTCGCCGAACGAAGGCGCGGCCTCCTCCGGAGGGTGGAGGACCCCGCCCTTTTGGCCCGGATCCTCCTCCTGGAGGAGGACTACCAGGGGCTGGAGCGGCTTCTCAAGAAGGTTTCCCCCCTCGAGGCCCCCCGGGTGGCCGAGGCCCTCCAGGAGGCCCTTCCCCAGGAGGCGGGGCGGCTTTACCTCCTGGCGGCCGAGGCCAAGGTGGAGGAGAAGACCCGCCCCGCCTACCAGGAGGCCGCCCTCTACCTGGCCCGGGCCGCCCGGCTTCTGGGAAGGCCCCCCTCCCAGCTGGCCCAGGCCCTCCTGGCCCGCTACCCCCGGCGGTGGGCCCTGCGGGAAGCCCTCGCCCCCCTCCTTGCCGAGCAGCCCCCTCCTCCCCTACCCTGA
- a CDS encoding metal-dependent transcriptional regulator encodes MRHPLTEAQEDYLKAILLLEEKGGRATTQALAGFLGVRPASVTEMLKKLAELGLVRHTLYRGAELTPLGRQVALEVVRHHRLLETFLHQALGYGWEEVHAEAERLEHHISEAFERRIAELLGHPERDPHGDPIPGPGLELEPEEGLGLLEAPLGRARLLRVLAQDPDTLTLLAQLGLRPGRELELLERSSEGVRLRVGRKTYLLPTALAGALRVQSAVEPPSTGSTAPVT; translated from the coding sequence GTGCGGCACCCCCTGACCGAAGCCCAGGAGGACTACCTCAAAGCCATCCTCCTCCTGGAGGAGAAGGGCGGACGGGCCACCACCCAGGCCCTGGCGGGGTTTCTGGGTGTGCGGCCCGCCTCCGTCACGGAGATGCTGAAGAAGCTGGCCGAGCTGGGCCTCGTCCGCCACACCCTCTACCGGGGGGCGGAGCTCACCCCCCTGGGGCGGCAGGTGGCCCTGGAGGTGGTCCGGCACCACCGGCTCCTGGAGACCTTCCTCCACCAGGCCCTGGGCTACGGCTGGGAGGAGGTCCACGCGGAGGCGGAGAGGCTGGAGCACCACATCAGCGAGGCCTTTGAACGCCGCATCGCCGAGCTTCTGGGCCACCCCGAGCGCGACCCCCACGGGGACCCCATCCCGGGTCCGGGCCTCGAGCTGGAGCCGGAGGAGGGGCTGGGCCTCCTCGAGGCCCCCCTGGGCCGGGCCCGCCTCCTCCGGGTCCTGGCCCAGGACCCGGACACCCTGACTCTCCTCGCCCAGCTGGGCCTCCGGCCAGGCCGGGAGCTGGAGCTTCTGGAAAGGAGCTCAGAGGGGGTGCGGCTCCGGGTGGGGAGGAAGACCTACCTCCTCCCCACCGCCTTGGCCGGGGCCCTGAGGGTTCAGAGCGCGGTGGAGCCCCCGTCCACCGGGAGCACCGCCCCGGTGACGTAG
- a CDS encoding SDR family oxidoreductase codes for MFLEQFRLDGKAALVTGGSRGLGLEAALALKEAGALVAVMARRASFFEEARKHLGEDVLYLEGDVRDEARLEAIAKEVEEKLGPLTVLVNAAGISWGAPSLEMPVEKVREVLEVNLVGAFLASRVAARRMKERGYGKIVHIASVAGLKGEFPEVLDAVGYSASKGGLVALTRDLAVKWGRWGIRVNALAPGFFPTRMTEKVLPQAEALLRATLPLGRPGKPGELGGAVLFLASPASDYVTGAVLPVDGGSTAL; via the coding sequence GTGTTCCTGGAGCAGTTCCGTCTGGACGGGAAGGCGGCCTTGGTGACGGGAGGGTCCCGGGGGCTCGGCCTCGAGGCCGCCTTGGCCCTCAAGGAGGCGGGGGCTTTGGTGGCGGTGATGGCCCGGCGGGCGAGCTTTTTTGAGGAGGCGCGCAAGCACCTGGGGGAGGACGTCCTCTACCTGGAAGGGGACGTGCGGGACGAGGCCCGCCTCGAGGCCATCGCCAAGGAGGTGGAGGAAAAGCTTGGCCCCCTCACCGTCCTGGTGAACGCCGCCGGGATCAGCTGGGGGGCCCCCTCCCTGGAGATGCCCGTGGAGAAGGTGCGGGAGGTCTTGGAGGTGAACCTGGTGGGGGCCTTCCTGGCAAGCCGGGTGGCCGCCCGCAGGATGAAGGAAAGGGGCTACGGCAAGATCGTCCACATCGCCTCCGTGGCCGGGCTCAAGGGGGAGTTCCCCGAGGTCTTGGACGCCGTGGGCTACTCCGCCTCCAAGGGGGGGCTCGTGGCCCTCACCCGCGACCTGGCGGTGAAGTGGGGAAGGTGGGGGATAAGGGTGAACGCCCTCGCCCCCGGCTTCTTCCCCACCCGGATGACGGAAAAGGTCCTGCCCCAGGCCGAGGCCCTTCTCCGGGCCACCCTGCCCCTGGGACGCCCCGGAAAGCCCGGGGAGCTCGGGGGGGCGGTGCTCTTCCTGGCCAGCCCCGCCTCGGACTACGTCACCGGGGCGGTGCTCCCGGTGGACGGGGGCTCCACCGCGCTCTGA